Proteins encoded in a region of the Candidatus Kryptobacter tengchongensis genome:
- a CDS encoding NAD(P)-dependent dehydrogenase, short-chain alcohol dehydrogenase family: MVKGEKILEGKVIIVTGGGGGIGSEVCYHLALSGAKVVVNDTGADPEGEGKNPLVADLVVEKIRGIGGEAVASYDTITTEQGARNIVKTAIDNFGRLDGLVNCAGNVKDNFTLDMSLEDFKKVIEVNLIGAFIIGKECIKIMVGRGEGGSIINMTSVAGILGNWGQSNFSAAKAGLIGLTKTWAIEFAKFGIRANLIAPTVRTRITKNLPIFTENADMLHPRHVAPVAAFLLSDLSREINGTMIVVYGTKLFTYHIVANEGVHKKTGSDWTPQEIKEKVKGIFDLL, from the coding sequence ATGGTGAAAGGTGAGAAAATACTTGAAGGAAAAGTCATAATAGTCACAGGAGGCGGAGGCGGAATAGGTTCTGAGGTGTGCTATCATCTGGCACTTTCTGGAGCGAAAGTTGTTGTAAATGATACCGGAGCAGATCCAGAAGGAGAAGGAAAAAATCCATTAGTAGCAGATTTGGTTGTAGAAAAAATAAGAGGTATTGGAGGGGAAGCAGTAGCTAGCTATGATACAATAACTACCGAGCAGGGAGCTCGTAATATAGTCAAAACAGCCATAGATAACTTTGGAAGATTAGACGGCCTTGTGAATTGTGCTGGAAATGTGAAAGATAATTTCACTCTTGATATGTCTCTTGAAGATTTCAAAAAAGTTATAGAAGTTAATCTTATCGGAGCATTCATAATAGGTAAAGAGTGTATAAAAATTATGGTAGGAAGAGGTGAAGGTGGTAGTATTATCAATATGACTTCCGTTGCAGGAATATTGGGAAACTGGGGGCAGAGCAATTTTTCAGCTGCAAAAGCTGGTCTTATTGGACTTACAAAAACCTGGGCGATTGAATTCGCAAAATTCGGCATAAGGGCTAACCTCATAGCTCCAACAGTTAGAACCAGAATAACAAAAAACCTACCTATCTTTACAGAAAATGCAGATATGCTTCATCCAAGACATGTTGCACCAGTTGCTGCCTTCCTTCTATCTGACCTTTCCAGAGAAATAAATGGAACTATGATTGTCGTTTATGGCACAAAGCTATTCACATATCACATTGTAGCAAATGAAGGAGTTCATAAAAAAACCGGATCAGATTGGACACCTCAAGAAATCAAAGAAAAGGTAAAAGGTATCTTTGACCTGCTTTGA
- a CDS encoding mRNA cleavage and polyadenylation factor CLP1 P-loop has translation MQTYESISKLEETIEPHVEWERFSKRIKKGERIITIGGTDSGKTSFCYFISKKFKNIAFFDLDPGQQTLFLPSCISAKNNSKFLKFFIGKLSPRGAETMVLVGLKTFIQEILYPSKPYLAILDTSGYISDDRALILKFSKCLIFNPTKVVILRKENEQNKELQKIKNLLSKYFQTVELPSHNKSKTIPKEKREEIRNQKIKLYFLDAEEIEINKERELVINLGYFRSEKDKDDGAEVIGFFKGRNTTFLGLINQENENMMKVLVPKYHKNWDFIIRAGLKFKI, from the coding sequence ATGCAAACCTATGAGAGCATAAGCAAGTTAGAAGAAACGATAGAACCGCACGTAGAGTGGGAAAGATTCTCTAAAAGAATAAAAAAAGGAGAAAGGATCATAACCATAGGCGGAACAGACTCAGGTAAAACATCTTTTTGCTACTTCATTAGTAAAAAATTCAAAAATATTGCATTTTTTGATTTAGATCCCGGACAACAGACTTTATTTCTACCATCTTGCATATCTGCAAAAAACAACAGTAAATTCCTTAAGTTTTTCATAGGAAAACTTTCACCGCGCGGGGCTGAGACCATGGTACTGGTTGGTCTAAAAACATTTATACAAGAAATTCTATATCCCTCAAAACCTTATCTCGCAATACTTGATACCTCAGGATACATTAGCGATGATAGAGCTCTTATACTGAAATTCTCAAAGTGCCTAATATTCAACCCGACCAAAGTTGTAATACTAAGAAAAGAAAATGAACAAAACAAAGAACTACAGAAAATAAAAAATCTCCTCTCAAAATATTTTCAAACAGTAGAACTTCCATCACATAACAAATCGAAAACAATACCTAAAGAAAAAAGGGAAGAAATAAGAAACCAGAAAATAAAACTATATTTTCTGGATGCCGAAGAGATAGAAATAAATAAGGAAAGAGAACTTGTGATAAATCTTGGATACTTCCGGAGTGAAAAAGACAAGGATGATGGAGCAGAAGTTATAGGTTTTTTCAAAGGTAGGAATACAACATTTTTAGGACTTATTAATCAAGAGAATGAAAATATGATGAAAGTTCTTGTACCAAAATATCACAAAAACTGGGATTTCATAATAAGGGCAGGTCTAAAGTTTAAAATTTAA
- a CDS encoding chorismate synthase, with product MRFFTAGESHGRGIFSFIDGFPAGVKVDIEYINHILALRQGGYGRGGRQKIEKDQADILSGVRKGITTGAPIIMAIWNKDFRDVKDSFVPRPGHSDLAGAFKYGIKDTRFISERASARETAGRVAAGALCEILLKEFKIKIISFVTEIGGVSIKMPEIHDYESFEKTIEGSELYTPDKEAETKMKEMIDLARRKKDTLGGVFEIRVIGVPPGLGSHTQWDKKLDGRLAQALMSIQAIKGVEIGIGFEAARKFGSEVHDEIVLENGKIKRVSNRAGGIEGGMTNGNEIIVKAAMKPISTLYNPLRSVNLKNLEEEPALVDRSDICAVPAASVVGRAAVAIEIASAMIEKFGGDTLDEMITNYRHYIERCQNIQRWIE from the coding sequence ATGAGGTTTTTTACAGCTGGGGAATCTCACGGAAGGGGGATATTCAGCTTTATTGATGGATTCCCTGCAGGTGTAAAAGTTGATATTGAGTATATAAATCATATTCTTGCTTTGAGGCAAGGGGGATACGGCAGAGGTGGAAGACAGAAAATAGAAAAAGATCAAGCAGATATACTTTCTGGTGTGAGAAAAGGGATAACTACTGGTGCTCCTATAATTATGGCTATATGGAATAAGGATTTCAGAGATGTAAAGGATAGCTTCGTTCCAAGACCTGGACATAGCGACCTTGCAGGTGCTTTTAAATATGGGATAAAAGATACAAGGTTTATATCTGAAAGAGCTTCGGCGAGAGAAACTGCTGGGAGAGTTGCAGCAGGTGCCCTATGCGAAATTCTACTTAAAGAGTTCAAAATAAAAATAATATCTTTTGTGACCGAAATAGGTGGCGTATCTATCAAAATGCCAGAAATACATGATTATGAATCTTTTGAAAAAACAATAGAAGGATCTGAACTATATACTCCAGATAAAGAAGCGGAAACAAAAATGAAAGAGATGATAGACTTAGCAAGAAGAAAAAAAGATACTCTTGGAGGAGTTTTTGAAATAAGGGTAATTGGAGTACCTCCGGGTCTCGGCTCGCATACCCAATGGGATAAAAAATTAGATGGACGCCTAGCGCAAGCTTTAATGAGTATTCAGGCGATAAAGGGAGTCGAAATAGGAATAGGCTTTGAAGCGGCAAGAAAATTTGGATCGGAAGTCCACGATGAGATAGTTCTTGAAAACGGTAAAATCAAAAGGGTATCAAACAGAGCAGGAGGGATAGAAGGGGGTATGACAAACGGGAATGAAATAATAGTAAAAGCTGCGATGAAACCTATCTCAACATTATACAATCCACTAAGATCTGTGAATCTAAAAAATCTTGAAGAAGAGCCTGCATTAGTAGATAGGTCTGATATATGTGCTGTTCCTGCAGCATCTGTTGTTGGAAGAGCGGCAGTAGCAATAGAGATAGCTTCAGCTATGATAGAGAAGTTTGGCGGAGATACCTTAGATGAGATGATTACAAACTATAGGCACTATATTGAAAGATGTCAAAACATTCAAAGATGGATAGAATGA